A single genomic interval of Ovis aries strain OAR_USU_Benz2616 breed Rambouillet chromosome 9, ARS-UI_Ramb_v3.0, whole genome shotgun sequence harbors:
- the KCNS2 gene encoding potassium voltage-gated channel subfamily S member 2, translated as MTGQSLWDVSEANVEDGEIRINVGGFKKRLRSHTLLRFPETRLGRLLLCHSREAILELCDDYDDAQREFYFDRNPELFPYVLHFYHTGKLHVMAELCVFSFSQEIEYWGINEFFIDSCCSYSYHGRKVEPEQEKWDEQSEQESTTSSFDEILAFYNDASKFDGQPLGNFRRQLWLALDNPGYSVLSRVFSVLSILVVLGSIITMCLNSLPDFQIPDSQGNPGEDPRFEIVEHFGIAWFTFELVARFAVAPDFLKFFKNALNLIDLMSIVPFYITLVVNLVVESTPTLANLGRVAQVLRLMRIFRILKLARHSTGLRSLGATLKYSYKEVGLLLLYLSVGISIFSVVAYTIEKEENEGLATIPACWWWATVSMTTVGYGDVVPGTTAGKLTASACILAGILVVVLPITLIFNKFSHFYRRQKQLESAMRSCDFGDGMKEVPSVNLRDYYAHKVKSLMASLTNMSRSSPSELSLNDSLH; from the coding sequence ATGACTGGCCAGAGCCTGTGGGACGTGTCGGAGGCCAACGTCGAGGATGGAGAGATCCGCATCAACGTGGGCGGCTTCAAGAAGCGGTTGCGCTCGCACACGCTGCTGCGCTTCCCCGAAACGCGCCTGGGCCGCCTGCTGCTCTGCCACTCGCGCGAGGCCATTCTGGAGCTCTGCGACGACTACGACGATGCCCAGCGCGAGTTCTACTTTGACCGCAACCCCGAGCTCTTCCCCTACGTGCTGCACTTCTACCACACCGGCAAGCTTCACGTCATGGCAGAGCTGTGCGTCTTCTCCTTCAGCCAGGAGATTGAATACTGGGGCATCAACGAGTTCTTCATCGACTCCTGCTGTAGCTACAGCTACCACGGCCGCAAAGTGGAGCCCGAGCAGGAGAAGTGGGACGAGCAGAGCGAGCAGGAGAGCACCACGTCCTCCTTCGACGAGATCCTGGCCTTCTACAACGACGCCTCCAAGTTCGATGGGCAGCCCCTGGGCAACTTTCGCAGACAGCTGTGGCTGGCGCTGGACAACCCCGGCTACTCGGTCCTGAGCAGGGTCTTCAGTGTCCTGTCCATCCTCGTGGTGCTGGGGTCCATCATCACCATGTGTCTcaatagcctgccagacttccaGATCCCTGACAGCCAGGGCAACCCGGGCGAGGACCCCAGGTTCGAAATTGTGGAGCACTTTGGCATTGCCTGGTTCACCTTTGAGCTGGTGGCGAGGTTCGCCGTGGCCCCCGACTTCCTCAAGTTCTTCAAGAACGCCCTAAACCTGATCGACCTCATGTCCATCGTCCCCTTTTACATCACGCTGGTGGTGAACCTGGTCGTGGAGAGCACGCCTACCTTGGCCAACTTGGGCAGGGTGGCCCAGGTCCTAAGGCTGATGCGGATTTTCCGCATCTTAAAGCTGGCCAGACACTCCACTGGCCTCCGCTCCCTGGGGGCCACCCTGAAATATAGCTACAAGGAAGTAGGGCTGCTTCTGCTCTACCTCTCTGTGGGGATTTCCATCTTTTCCGTAGTGGCCTATACCATCGAAAAGGAGGAGAACGAGGGCCTGGCCACCATCCCCGCCTGCTGGTGGTGGGCCACCGTTAGTATGACTACCGTAGGGTACGGGGATGTGGTCCCGGGGACCACAGCAGGGAAGCTGACCGCCTCTGCCTGCATCCTGGCAGGTATCCTGGTGGTGGTACTACCCATCACCTTGATCTTCAATAAATTCTCCCACTTTTATCGGCGCCAGAAGCAACTTGAGAGTGCTATGCGCAGCTGTGACTTCGGAGATGGAATGAAGGAGGTCCCTTCCGTCAATTTAAGGGACTATTATGCCCATAAAGTTAAATCCCTCATGGCGAGCCTGACGAACATGAGCAGGAGCTCGCCAAGTGAACTAAGTTTAAATGATTCCCTACATTAG